One window of Lytechinus variegatus isolate NC3 chromosome 2, Lvar_3.0, whole genome shotgun sequence genomic DNA carries:
- the LOC121407642 gene encoding anamorsin homolog → MIDAANDRKDERQNFIQPRSNMEYKISIGQSVLVVWSQGQSPEQIKEVVERLSSKVGQSGRVQVENDERLSMSSHPASSFDVALLGAIKPSTQTHSFETLAEIARILKPKGQLLLREPVSESENGVGIRTPAKLGSALKLSGFVDINQNVVEDSDPSSIAQSRNMTEINGLKMVEVSCNKPDFEVGSTASLPLSFAPKAKSEPAKKSGDVAKVWTLSAFDMADDDVDIIDSDALLEEEDLMKPDPESLKATCGPNSGKRKACKNCTCGFAEELEQGKPAKAKSVTSSCGSCYLGDAFRCSTCPYLGMPAFKPGEKISLSSRQLNADA, encoded by the exons ATGATCGATGCTGCAAACGATCGAAAAGACGAAAGGCAAAACTTTATTCAG CCCAGATCCAATATGGAATACAAGATTTCAATAGGACAGAGTGTGTTGGTTGTATGGAGTCAAGGTCAATCTCCAGAGCAAATTAAGGAAGTGGTGGAGAGACTGAGCAGTAAGGTCGGACAGAGTGGGCGTGTCCAGGTAGAGAATGATGAGAGACTTTCTATGT CCTCACATCCAGCCTCATCATTTGATGTAGCACTGTTAGGAGCAATCAAGCCATCAACACAGACCCACTCCTTTGAAACTCTTGCAGAGATAGCCAGAATCCTCAAGCCAAAGGGACAGTTGTTGTTACGGGAACCTGTATCAGAGTCAG AGAATGGAGTTGGAATAAGGACACCAGCCAAGCTAGGATCAGCATTAAAGCTGAGTGGATTTGTAGATATTAATCag AATGTAGTTGAAGATTCAGATCCTTCTTCAATAGCTCAGAGTAGAAATATGACTGAAATCAATGGGTTAAAGATGGTTGAAGTGAGCTGCAATAAACCAGACTTTGAGGTGGGATCAACCGCTTCTCTACCTCTCTCATTTGCACCGAAAGCTAAATCAG aGCCAGCAAAGAAGAGTGGGGATGTGGCAAAAGTTTGGACTCTCTCAGCATTTGATATGGCTGATGATGATGTG GACATCATTGATTCAGATGCACTTTTGGAGGAAGAAGACCTAATGAAGCCAGACCCAGAATCTTTAAAAG CCACATGTGGACCAAACTCGGGCAAAAGGAAAGCCTGCAAAAACTG TACTTGTGGTTTTGCTGAAGAGTTGGAGCAAGGCAAACCTGCCAAGGCAAAGTCTGTGACATCATCATGTGGCAGT TGTTATTTGGGAGATGCCTTCAGGTGTTCAACATGTCCTTACCTTGGTATGCCCGCCTTCAAACCAGGAGAGAAAATCTCATTATCAAGTAGACAGCTCAACGCCGATGCCTGA